Below is a window of Geomonas oryzisoli DNA.
CTGCCGGCGCTGCAGCGGCCGAGAGGCTGATCACCCAGGAGAAAGTCGACTTCATCCTCGGACCCTACTCCTCCGGCGTAACCCTCGCCGTGGCCCCGGTCGTCGACAAGTACAAGATCCCGATGATCACCGGCTCCGCAGAGAGCCCGCTCATCTGGAAGAACAAGTTCAAGTACACCTTCGGCACCATCCCGCCGATCAACTTCACCGGCGCTACCTCCATCAAGACCCTGACCGAGATGAAGCCGGCTCCGAAGACCATCGCCATCATCGGCTCCAACGACGCATTCTCCAAGGCGACCGCAGAGGCTTACAAGACTGCCGCCGAGAAGGCCAAGCTGAAGATCGTGAAGTTCAGCATCGTCCCCTCCGGTCAGGACATGACCCCGCTCCTCTCCGCAGTACGTAGCATGAAGCCCGACGTCATCGCCTTCGGCGGCCACGACGAAGAGCACGTGAAGTTCGTGAAAGCCCTCAAACAGATCGGCTACACCCCGAAAGCCCTCCTCATGCACTGTGGCATCACCGACAAGGCGTTCATCGACGCGGTCGGCAAAGACGGCGAGCAGATCTTCGGCACCACCTGCTGGACCGGCACCGCCAAGACCAAGAGCAAGGTGCTCTGGCCGAACGCTGCAGCTTACGCCGCCGCTTCCCAGAAAGCATTCAACAACCCGGGCGACTACACCCAGGGTGGCTGCTCCGCCGCCGGCATCGCCTTCCAGACCGCTCTGCAGAAAATCGGCGCGAAGCCGGGCATGGACGAGGCTACTCGCACCAAGCTGATCACCGCTCTCGAGCAGATCGACGTGCAGACCTTCTACGGCCGCGTGAAATTCGCCACCTCCGGCGAGTT
It encodes the following:
- a CDS encoding amino acid ABC transporter substrate-binding protein produces the protein MKFGFVRVLLLIAALFVAIPVHAEQRNFFKIGVITELSGDLVTGGNITKRGYDLWAQEVNAKGGIEIQGKKYPVKLVYADAQSNPAAGAAAAERLITQEKVDFILGPYSSGVTLAVAPVVDKYKIPMITGSAESPLIWKNKFKYTFGTIPPINFTGATSIKTLTEMKPAPKTIAIIGSNDAFSKATAEAYKTAAEKAKLKIVKFSIVPSGQDMTPLLSAVRSMKPDVIAFGGHDEEHVKFVKALKQIGYTPKALLMHCGITDKAFIDAVGKDGEQIFGTTCWTGTAKTKSKVLWPNAAAYAAASQKAFNNPGDYTQGGCSAAGIAFQTALQKIGAKPGMDEATRTKLITALEQIDVQTFYGRVKFATSGEFYHANVGLDPLTVQIQGGHVKTVGPKASVEAPAIYPMKEWKSR